In the Maridesulfovibrio bastinii DSM 16055 genome, one interval contains:
- a CDS encoding metallophosphoesterase family protein yields the protein MKIAVVSDTHLHHAEPWLDKLFDKYFASADYLLHCGDFTSFSVWQTFCQHPGFHAVLGNCDDWQLSNQLKPVETLKIKGIKIGMVHGWGNRSGVAQRAAEHFGVDFDLVCYGHTHIRNWDIVSGVQVVNPGSLYNPRDNNPPGFASLTISAEGDIDCQFIDIIP from the coding sequence ATGAAAATCGCTGTTGTTTCGGACACACACCTCCACCATGCAGAACCATGGTTGGACAAACTGTTCGATAAATACTTTGCAAGTGCGGATTACCTGCTGCATTGCGGTGATTTCACATCTTTTTCTGTCTGGCAGACATTCTGCCAGCACCCCGGATTTCATGCTGTTTTAGGCAATTGTGACGACTGGCAGCTCAGCAACCAGTTAAAGCCTGTCGAAACCCTTAAAATCAAGGGGATTAAAATAGGCATGGTTCACGGTTGGGGCAACCGCTCTGGAGTAGCGCAGCGAGCTGCTGAGCACTTCGGTGTTGATTTTGATCTAGTCTGCTACGGTCACACCCACATCAGGAACTGGGACATAGTCTCTGGTGTTCAGGTTGTTAACCCGGGTAGTTTATACAATCCCCGTGACAACAATCCTCCCGGTTTTGCATCGCTTACCATATCAGCCGAAGGCGACATTGACTGCCAGTTTATAGACATCATCCCGTAG